The Helianthus annuus cultivar XRQ/B chromosome 16, HanXRQr2.0-SUNRISE, whole genome shotgun sequence genome includes a window with the following:
- the LOC110919242 gene encoding uncharacterized protein LOC110919242 — protein sequence MPSGIFSVKSLKNSLQTARFTDLGNDFAWNNWNPTKVNFLAWRISLNQVPTLAALACRNVFTGQIRYRLWGQHDEDVDHLFVSCEVAQFVWNFVSHWCKMSSIFAFRVKDLLDWHKHVQGCRKWRKLAYAVMQVALWVVWRSRNDLVFNDKQINLDQMTNEIKQIGVLIDW from the coding sequence ATGCCCTCGGGTATTTTTTCTGTGAAAAGCcttaaaaacagtttacaaacaGCACGATTCACGGATCTAGGGAATGACTTTGCGTGGAACAACTGGAATCCAACCAAGGTAAATTTTTTAGCTTGGAGAATATCTCTAAATCAGGTGCCAACGCTTGCCGCGTTAGCCTGTAGAAACGTTTTTACGGGTCAAATCCGCTACAGATTATGGGGTCAGCATGATGAAGATGTGGATCACTTGTTTGTGAGCTGTGAAGTGGCACAATTTGTATGGAATTTTGTGTCACATTGGTGCAAGATGTCAAGTATATTTGCCTTTAGAGTAAAAGATCTGCTAGATTGGCATAAGCATGTTCAGGGGTGTAGAAAATGGAGGAAATTAGCGTATGCAGTCATGCAGGTGGCACTATGGGTAGTGTGGAGAAGTAGGAATGATTTGGTATTCAATGACAAACAAATAAACCTTGATCAGATGACGAACGAGATAAAGCAAATTGGGGTTCTTATAGATTGGTAG